One window of the Lysobacter sp. S4-A87 genome contains the following:
- a CDS encoding DMT family transporter: MRAAGFMLASTLCFGAMAITIRLASATLHTFEIAFFRNLFGLMAVLPLIAGVDRASLRTRQLPRYFVRCAIGIGSMLAGFWAIGHLPLAQAISLSYSTPVFVTIAAAIFLGEHVRARRWAAVAIGFVGVLVIVRPGSAEFSTGTLIALLAAVLSGVVAIQIKQLSRVDAANTIVLYTYLFWVPMSLLPALWVWEWPQGIAWLWVIGAGIFGTGGQVLWTHALKLGEVSALTPISFMQLPLVATAGWLWFGESVDGWTWAGAAIILSANAYIAHREAVLMRRAATVAPSAAATPGE; this comes from the coding sequence ATGCGCGCGGCGGGCTTCATGCTCGCCAGCACGCTGTGCTTCGGCGCGATGGCCATCACCATCCGGCTGGCATCGGCGACGCTGCATACGTTCGAGATCGCGTTCTTCCGCAACCTGTTCGGCCTGATGGCGGTGCTGCCGCTGATCGCCGGCGTCGACCGCGCCTCGCTGCGCACGCGCCAGCTGCCGCGCTATTTCGTCCGCTGCGCGATCGGCATCGGCTCGATGCTGGCCGGCTTCTGGGCGATCGGGCACCTGCCGCTGGCGCAGGCGATCTCGCTGTCGTACTCCACGCCGGTGTTCGTGACGATCGCCGCGGCGATCTTCCTGGGTGAGCACGTCCGCGCCCGGCGCTGGGCGGCAGTGGCGATAGGGTTTGTCGGTGTGCTGGTGATCGTGCGTCCGGGCTCGGCGGAGTTCAGCACGGGCACGCTGATCGCGTTGCTCGCCGCCGTGCTGAGCGGTGTCGTCGCGATCCAGATCAAGCAGCTGTCACGCGTGGACGCGGCCAACACCATCGTCCTCTACACCTATCTGTTCTGGGTGCCGATGTCGCTGCTGCCAGCACTGTGGGTGTGGGAATGGCCGCAGGGCATCGCCTGGCTGTGGGTGATCGGCGCCGGCATCTTCGGTACCGGTGGCCAGGTGTTGTGGACCCACGCGCTCAAGCTCGGCGAAGTCTCGGCGCTGACGCCGATCAGCTTCATGCAGCTGCCGCTGGTCGCCACCGCGGGCTGGTTGTGGTTTGGCGAGAGCGTGGACGGATGGACCTGGGCCGGCGCGGCGATCATCCTGTCGGCGAACGCCTACATCGCCCATCGCGAGGCGGTGCTGATGCGCCGTGCGGCGACGGTTGCGCCGAGTGCGGCGGCGACGCCGGGCGAGTAA
- the ispG gene encoding flavodoxin-dependent (E)-4-hydroxy-3-methylbut-2-enyl-diphosphate synthase: protein MNSHAPAPCAHPGFGPLPRRLTRSVLVGGVEVGGGRPVVVQSMTNTDTADVASTTKQVAELWRAGSEMVRVTVNTVEAAAAVPRIVDKLAMMGVEVPIIGDFHYNGHQLLTAEPACAEVLAKYRINPGNVGFGKKKDSQFATLIELAIKHGKPVRIGANWGSLDQALAAQLMDENHKLAEPREAAEVLREALIRSALDSAARAVELGLSADRIILSAKVSGVQELIAVYREMARRSDFALHLGLTEAGIGSKGIVASSAALGVLLQEGIGDTIRISLTPEPGQSRTNEVIVAQELLQTMDLRAFTPMVTACPGCGRTTSTFFQELAQKVQEHVRAKMPVWKISHPGAENLTLAVMGCVVNGPGESRHANIGISLPGTGEAPSAPVFEDGEKTVTLRGENIAHEFVELIDRYVERKYGAADDAARAG from the coding sequence ATGAATTCACATGCTCCCGCTCCCTGCGCGCACCCCGGCTTCGGCCCGCTGCCGCGCCGCCTGACGCGCTCGGTACTCGTCGGCGGCGTCGAGGTTGGCGGCGGCCGGCCGGTCGTCGTCCAGTCGATGACCAACACCGATACCGCCGACGTGGCCTCGACCACCAAGCAGGTCGCCGAGCTGTGGCGCGCCGGGTCGGAAATGGTGCGGGTGACGGTCAACACCGTCGAAGCGGCCGCCGCGGTCCCGCGCATCGTCGACAAGCTGGCGATGATGGGGGTGGAGGTGCCGATCATCGGCGACTTCCACTACAACGGCCACCAGCTGCTGACCGCCGAGCCGGCCTGCGCCGAAGTGCTGGCCAAGTACCGGATCAACCCCGGCAACGTCGGCTTCGGCAAGAAAAAGGACAGCCAGTTCGCCACGCTCATCGAGCTGGCGATCAAGCATGGCAAGCCGGTGCGCATCGGCGCCAACTGGGGCTCGCTCGACCAGGCCCTGGCCGCGCAGCTGATGGACGAGAACCACAAGCTCGCCGAGCCGCGCGAAGCCGCTGAAGTGCTGCGCGAAGCGCTGATCCGCTCGGCCCTGGACTCGGCCGCGCGCGCGGTCGAGCTGGGCCTGTCGGCCGACCGCATCATCCTCAGCGCCAAGGTCAGCGGCGTGCAGGAGCTGATCGCGGTGTACCGCGAAATGGCCCGTCGCAGCGATTTCGCCCTGCACCTGGGCCTGACCGAGGCCGGCATCGGCAGCAAGGGCATCGTCGCTTCCAGCGCCGCGCTCGGCGTGCTGCTGCAGGAAGGCATCGGCGACACCATCCGCATCTCGCTGACGCCCGAACCGGGCCAGTCGCGCACCAACGAAGTCATCGTCGCCCAGGAACTGCTGCAGACCATGGACCTGCGCGCGTTCACGCCGATGGTCACCGCCTGCCCGGGCTGCGGCCGCACCACCAGCACCTTCTTCCAGGAGCTGGCGCAGAAGGTGCAGGAACACGTGCGCGCGAAGATGCCGGTGTGGAAGATCAGCCATCCCGGCGCGGAGAACCTGACGCTGGCGGTGATGGGCTGCGTGGTCAACGGCCCGGGCGAATCGCGCCATGCCAACATCGGCATCTCGCTGCCGGGTACGGGCGAGGCGCCATCGGCGCCGGTGTTCGAGGACGGCGAGAAGACCGTGACGCTGCGTGGCGAGAACATCGCCCACGAGTTCGTCGAGCTCATCGACCGCTACGTCGAGCGCAAGTACGGCGCGGCAGACGACGCAGCGCGTGCCGGCTGA
- the xseA gene encoding exodeoxyribonuclease VII large subunit — protein sequence MNDYPSEPGPGGHADQVLTPSQLNTLARDLLEGAFPQVWIEGELGNVSKPSSGHLYFTLKDARAQVRCAMFRPKSSWLKFVPREGLRVLGRGRLTLYEARGEYQLVFDHMEEAGEGALRRAFEELRARLAAEGLFDNERKRPLPRFARRIGVITSPSGAAVRDVLSVLARRFPLLEADVLPVQVQGEGAAAQIVAMLQRAIASARYDVLVLARGGGSLEDLWAFNDERLARTIAASPVPIVSAVGHETDFSLSDFAADVRAPTPSVAAELLAPNREDLLHRLRILESRLRNLHTQRLRQAMQRADRAALRLNAMRPQARLEALDRRQREALRRLHAAWRQRLERERARLRHADAVLRSAHPQRRIAGLRERLAALRPRPQAAIARRLAKDAMHLRGLARSLEAVSPLATVARGYSILQHADGRIVRSVLDAAPGDRLAARLSDGQLHVRVEPKED from the coding sequence ATGAACGATTACCCCTCCGAACCGGGCCCGGGCGGCCACGCCGACCAGGTCCTGACGCCGAGCCAGCTGAACACGCTGGCGCGCGATCTGCTGGAAGGGGCGTTCCCGCAGGTCTGGATCGAGGGCGAGCTGGGCAATGTCTCGAAGCCGTCATCGGGCCATCTCTACTTCACCCTCAAGGACGCACGCGCGCAGGTGCGCTGCGCGATGTTCCGGCCCAAGAGCAGCTGGCTGAAGTTCGTCCCGCGCGAAGGCCTGCGCGTGCTCGGTCGCGGTCGCCTGACCCTGTACGAAGCCCGTGGCGAATACCAGCTGGTGTTCGACCACATGGAAGAGGCCGGCGAAGGCGCCCTGCGGCGCGCGTTCGAGGAACTGCGCGCCCGCCTCGCCGCCGAAGGCCTGTTCGACAACGAGCGCAAGCGGCCGCTGCCACGCTTCGCCCGACGCATCGGCGTGATCACCTCGCCCAGCGGCGCGGCCGTGCGCGACGTGCTGAGCGTGCTGGCGCGGCGCTTCCCGCTGCTCGAAGCCGACGTCCTGCCGGTCCAGGTCCAGGGCGAGGGAGCGGCCGCGCAGATCGTGGCGATGCTGCAACGGGCCATCGCCTCGGCGCGCTATGACGTGCTGGTGCTGGCACGCGGCGGCGGTTCGCTCGAGGACCTGTGGGCGTTCAACGACGAGCGCCTGGCGCGCACGATCGCCGCCTCGCCGGTACCGATCGTGTCGGCGGTCGGCCACGAGACCGACTTCAGCCTCAGCGACTTCGCCGCCGACGTGCGCGCACCGACGCCGTCGGTCGCGGCCGAACTGCTGGCACCCAATCGCGAGGACCTGCTGCACCGCCTGCGCATCCTCGAATCACGCCTGCGCAACCTACATACGCAACGCCTGCGCCAGGCCATGCAGCGCGCCGACCGCGCCGCGCTGCGCCTCAATGCGATGCGCCCGCAGGCGCGGCTGGAAGCGCTCGACCGCCGTCAGCGTGAAGCCCTGCGCCGCCTGCATGCGGCCTGGCGCCAGCGACTCGAACGCGAGCGGGCGCGCCTGCGCCACGCCGACGCAGTGCTGCGCTCGGCCCACCCGCAACGCCGCATCGCCGGCCTGCGCGAACGCCTGGCCGCACTGCGCCCGCGTCCGCAGGCCGCGATCGCGCGCCGGCTGGCCAAGGACGCGATGCACCTGCGCGGCCTGGCGCGTTCGCTCGAAGCGGTGAGCCCGCTGGCTACCGTCGCGCGTGGCTATTCGATCCTGCAGCATGCCGACGGCAGGATCGTGCGCAGCGTACTCGATGCGGCCCCAGGCGACCGGCTGGCGGCGCGTCTGAGCGACGGGCAACTGCACGTGCGGGTCGAACCCAAGGAAGACTGA
- a CDS encoding acetolactate synthase large subunit, protein MTKASDLFVAALEAEGVEYVFGIPGEENLDLLESLRNSPIRLVLTRHEQGAGFMAATYGRLTGKAGVCLSTLGPGATNLVTPAAYAQLGAMPMFMITGQKPIKTSRQGHFQIVDVVDTMRPLTKYTRQIVSADAIPARVREAFRRAEEERPGATHLELPQDIAGDETSARLIPASFSRRPIADDKAIAHAAAAISQSRHPLLMIGAGANRKTTARQLRSFIDKLGIPFFSTQMGKGVIDELHPLWLGNAALSDHDFVHRAIDAADCIVNIGHDVIEKPPFFMREGRRTVIHVNYEAAEVDAVYFPQIEVVGDIANTVWQLGEVLSAQAHWNFAFFDRVRTALLANLVDRSDADRFPMAPQRLVADVRKVMGPRDVVCLDNGLYKLWFARCYRCREPNTLLLDNALATMGAGLPSAIAARIVCPDRNVLAVCGDGGFMMNSQELETAVRLGLDLTVLVLRDDAYGMIKWKQAHERYPSFGMDLGNPDFVRYAQSYGARGHRPASADAFAPMLQRALDTPGIDLIEVPIDYSDDDRLLNEEIPKLSAALQ, encoded by the coding sequence ATGACCAAGGCCTCCGATCTGTTCGTCGCCGCGCTCGAAGCCGAGGGCGTGGAGTACGTCTTCGGCATTCCCGGCGAAGAGAACCTCGACCTGCTCGAATCGCTGCGCAATTCGCCCATCCGCCTGGTACTGACCCGTCACGAACAGGGCGCCGGTTTCATGGCCGCCACCTACGGTCGCCTGACCGGAAAAGCCGGCGTATGCCTGTCGACGCTCGGCCCCGGCGCCACCAATCTGGTCACCCCCGCTGCCTACGCCCAGCTCGGCGCGATGCCGATGTTCATGATCACCGGCCAGAAGCCGATCAAGACCAGCCGGCAAGGGCACTTCCAGATAGTCGACGTGGTCGACACGATGCGGCCGCTGACCAAGTACACACGCCAGATAGTCTCCGCCGACGCCATTCCCGCGCGTGTCCGCGAGGCCTTCCGCCGCGCCGAGGAAGAACGCCCCGGCGCGACCCACCTGGAGCTTCCGCAGGACATCGCCGGCGACGAAACCAGCGCCCGCCTGATCCCGGCCTCGTTCTCGCGCCGGCCGATCGCCGACGACAAGGCCATCGCCCACGCCGCCGCCGCGATCAGCCAGTCACGCCACCCCCTGCTGATGATCGGCGCCGGCGCCAACCGCAAGACCACCGCGCGGCAATTGCGATCGTTCATCGACAAGCTCGGAATCCCCTTCTTCAGCACGCAGATGGGCAAGGGCGTGATCGACGAACTGCATCCCCTGTGGCTCGGCAATGCCGCCCTGTCGGACCACGATTTCGTCCACCGCGCGATCGACGCAGCCGACTGCATCGTCAACATCGGCCATGACGTGATCGAAAAGCCGCCGTTCTTCATGCGCGAGGGACGCCGCACCGTCATCCACGTCAATTACGAGGCCGCCGAGGTCGATGCGGTGTACTTTCCCCAGATCGAAGTCGTCGGCGACATTGCCAACACGGTCTGGCAACTGGGCGAGGTGCTGAGCGCACAGGCGCACTGGAACTTCGCCTTCTTCGACCGGGTGCGCACCGCGCTGCTGGCCAACCTCGTCGACCGCAGCGACGCGGACCGCTTCCCGATGGCCCCCCAGCGGCTCGTTGCCGACGTCCGCAAGGTCATGGGCCCGCGCGACGTGGTCTGCCTCGACAACGGCCTGTACAAGCTGTGGTTCGCCCGCTGCTATCGCTGCCGCGAACCCAACACGCTGTTGCTCGACAACGCCCTGGCGACCATGGGCGCCGGCCTGCCCTCCGCGATCGCCGCGCGCATCGTCTGCCCCGACCGGAATGTCCTGGCCGTATGCGGCGACGGCGGCTTCATGATGAACTCGCAGGAACTCGAGACCGCGGTGCGCCTGGGCCTGGACCTCACCGTGCTGGTGCTGCGCGACGACGCATACGGCATGATCAAGTGGAAACAGGCGCACGAGCGCTATCCGAGCTTCGGCATGGACCTGGGCAATCCTGACTTCGTACGCTATGCGCAGAGCTACGGCGCGCGCGGGCATCGCCCTGCATCCGCGGACGCGTTCGCACCCATGCTGCAGCGTGCGCTCGACACCCCCGGAATCGACCTGATCGAAGTGCCCATCGACTACAGCGACGACGACCGCCTGCTCAACGAAGAGATCCCGAAGCTGAGCGCGGCCCTGCAGTAG
- a CDS encoding aldehyde dehydrogenase family protein yields the protein MAKPKRAASGLMASYPYYLANRPVAANTDLEVLDKYSGKRATRVAIADATAVRKAIVAAHQARESVAAFPPDARRDVLEHCVRRFQERFDELALALCIEAGKPIADARGEVTRLIDTFRIAAGEATRIDGEVIELQISKRTRGYRGMVKRVPIGVCSFITPFNFPLNLVAHKVAPALAAGCPFVLKPSEKTPIGALIIAEVLAETDLPRGAFSVLACSTQDASQLVEDERIALLSFTGGLIGWDLKARAGRKKVTLELGGNAACIIDDDPGMPLDRVVERLVFGAYYQSGQSCISVQRIYAHAAIYDKLRKKLKAAVAKLPMGDPRDEKTFIGPMIDEAAAKRVDSWIEAARKGGARRLAGGNRNGNMVPATLLEGVPRDSELYRKEAFAPVALMEPFDDFDRAIDQVNDSDFGLQAGVFTARLDHAMRAWDRLDVGGVIVGDVPSFRVDNMPYGGVKHSGLGREGVRYAIEDMTEQRLLVIRDPAS from the coding sequence ATGGCAAAGCCCAAGCGCGCCGCCTCCGGCCTGATGGCCAGCTACCCGTACTACCTCGCCAACCGCCCGGTCGCCGCCAACACTGACCTTGAGGTGCTGGACAAGTACAGCGGCAAGCGCGCCACCCGCGTCGCCATTGCCGACGCCACGGCCGTGCGCAAGGCCATCGTCGCCGCCCACCAGGCGCGCGAGTCGGTCGCTGCCTTCCCGCCCGATGCACGCCGTGACGTGCTCGAGCATTGCGTCCGGCGTTTCCAGGAACGCTTCGACGAACTGGCGCTGGCGTTGTGCATCGAGGCCGGCAAGCCCATCGCCGACGCACGTGGCGAGGTCACCCGGCTGATCGACACGTTCCGCATCGCCGCCGGCGAGGCCACGCGCATCGATGGCGAAGTGATCGAACTGCAGATCTCCAAGCGCACGCGCGGTTACCGCGGCATGGTCAAGCGCGTGCCCATCGGCGTGTGCAGCTTCATCACGCCGTTCAACTTCCCGCTGAACCTGGTTGCACACAAGGTCGCGCCCGCGCTGGCGGCAGGTTGCCCGTTCGTGCTCAAGCCCTCGGAGAAGACGCCGATCGGCGCGCTGATCATCGCCGAGGTCCTGGCCGAAACAGATTTGCCCCGCGGCGCGTTCTCGGTGCTGGCCTGTTCCACCCAGGACGCCTCGCAACTGGTCGAGGACGAACGCATCGCGCTGCTGAGCTTCACCGGCGGCCTGATCGGCTGGGACCTCAAGGCCCGCGCCGGACGCAAGAAGGTCACGCTGGAACTGGGCGGCAACGCCGCCTGCATCATCGACGACGACCCGGGCATGCCGCTCGATCGCGTGGTCGAACGACTGGTCTTCGGCGCCTACTACCAGAGCGGCCAGAGCTGCATCAGCGTGCAGCGCATCTACGCGCACGCAGCCATCTACGACAAGCTGCGCAAGAAGCTCAAGGCAGCGGTGGCGAAGTTGCCGATGGGCGATCCGCGCGACGAGAAGACCTTCATCGGCCCGATGATCGACGAGGCCGCGGCCAAGCGCGTGGACAGCTGGATCGAGGCCGCGCGCAAGGGCGGCGCCCGCCGCCTGGCCGGTGGCAACCGCAACGGCAACATGGTGCCGGCGACACTGCTGGAGGGCGTGCCCCGCGACAGCGAGCTGTACCGGAAGGAAGCCTTCGCTCCGGTTGCGCTGATGGAACCGTTCGACGATTTCGATCGCGCCATCGACCAGGTCAACGACAGCGACTTCGGCCTGCAGGCCGGTGTGTTCACCGCCCGCCTCGACCACGCCATGCGCGCTTGGGACCGCCTCGACGTCGGCGGGGTGATCGTCGGCGACGTGCCCAGCTTCCGCGTCGACAACATGCCCTACGGCGGCGTGAAGCATTCAGGGCTGGGCCGCGAAGGCGTGCGTTATGCGATCGAGGACATGACCGAGCAGCGCCTGCTGGTGATCCGCGATCCGGCCAGCTGA
- a CDS encoding VWA domain-containing protein encodes MAYAPPAPIEARQAGAWQQPANTERYAAITDNPVRRVSEEPVSTFSVDVDTGSYANVRRMLNEGARPPADAVRAEEFINYFDYGHPAPATREVPFRVTTELAVAPWNSQRQLLMIGIKGYDVPKATLAPANLVFLIDTSGSMDSPDKLPLVKSAVRQLVPNLRSQDRVSMVVYAGSAGLVLPPTPGDRHGEILAALDHLDAGGSTNGGDGIRLAYAMARQAYIANGVNRVILATDGDFNVGTVDQGALETLVGDQRKHGIALSTLGFGSGNYNDAMAEQLADVGDGNHAYIDSLREARKVLVEQMSSTLMTIARDVKVQIEFNPAQVAEYRLIGYENRVLQREDFNNDKVDAGDIGAGHQVTALYEITPASSPAQRVGSLRYGSAPATAKADLGGEIAHLRLRYKLPGQDRSRLIETPVLGSQLVRNPSEPMRFASAVAGFADALRGGSRMDGWSLDAMIRTASSAKGRDQNGERAELLALMELARTQIGPDRDARIGLGQ; translated from the coding sequence TTGGCCTATGCACCGCCAGCGCCCATCGAAGCGCGGCAAGCGGGCGCATGGCAGCAACCGGCCAACACGGAGCGATATGCAGCAATCACTGACAACCCCGTTCGCCGCGTGTCGGAGGAGCCGGTGTCGACTTTCTCCGTCGACGTCGACACCGGCAGCTATGCAAACGTTCGTCGCATGCTCAACGAAGGCGCACGGCCGCCGGCCGATGCTGTCCGCGCCGAAGAGTTCATCAACTACTTCGACTACGGCCATCCTGCACCGGCCACGCGCGAAGTGCCGTTCCGGGTGACCACCGAGCTCGCGGTCGCACCGTGGAATTCGCAGCGCCAGCTACTGATGATCGGCATCAAGGGCTATGACGTACCCAAGGCAACGCTGGCCCCGGCCAACCTCGTGTTCCTGATCGACACGTCCGGCTCGATGGATTCACCCGACAAGCTGCCGCTGGTCAAGAGTGCGGTGCGCCAACTGGTCCCGAATCTGCGCAGCCAGGACCGCGTGTCGATGGTCGTCTACGCCGGCAGTGCCGGACTTGTCCTGCCGCCCACGCCCGGCGACCGCCATGGCGAGATCCTCGCCGCGCTCGACCACCTCGACGCCGGCGGCAGCACCAACGGCGGCGACGGCATCCGCCTGGCTTACGCGATGGCCAGGCAGGCCTACATCGCCAACGGCGTGAACCGCGTGATCCTTGCCACCGATGGCGACTTCAACGTCGGCACCGTCGACCAGGGTGCGCTGGAAACGCTGGTCGGCGACCAGCGCAAGCACGGCATCGCACTGAGCACGCTCGGCTTCGGCAGCGGCAACTACAACGATGCGATGGCCGAGCAACTGGCCGATGTCGGTGACGGCAACCACGCCTACATCGACAGCCTGCGCGAAGCGCGAAAGGTCCTGGTCGAACAGATGAGCTCCACGCTGATGACGATCGCCCGCGACGTGAAGGTACAGATCGAGTTCAATCCGGCCCAGGTCGCCGAGTACCGCCTCATCGGCTACGAGAACCGCGTCTTGCAGCGCGAGGACTTCAACAACGACAAGGTCGATGCCGGCGACATCGGCGCCGGGCACCAGGTGACCGCGCTGTACGAGATCACGCCGGCCTCCTCACCCGCGCAACGTGTCGGATCGCTGCGCTACGGCAGCGCACCGGCCACGGCCAAGGCCGACCTGGGCGGCGAGATCGCCCATCTGCGCCTGCGCTACAAGTTGCCGGGCCAGGACCGCAGCCGGTTGATCGAGACGCCGGTGCTGGGGTCGCAGCTGGTGCGCAATCCGAGCGAACCGATGCGCTTCGCCAGTGCGGTCGCCGGATTCGCCGACGCCCTGCGCGGTGGCAGCCGGATGGACGGCTGGAGCCTCGACGCGATGATCCGCACGGCCAGTTCCGCCAAGGGCCGTGACCAGAACGGCGAACGCGCCGAACTGCTGGCACTGATGGAACTCGCCCGGACCCAGATCGGCCCCGACCGCGACGCCCGCATCGGTCTGGGTCAGTAG
- a CDS encoding sulfotransferase, with protein sequence MSNVAPSALQALISKAEALAASDDLDGAIAAFEQVLLLRPNEPYALIQLSYLNSLRGHYRRAEEHALAAARTGTTDPRLLAELLPRLRTFNQVPALQAAIDRAKPMSRMPIPLLIAAAAQLSYVNLPSRAIAFLDEARRADPDYPPTLLARAQVLTYLGRFSEAGQDIERSQRRAPEIAQGYWLSAWVRKQTAEANHIAAIERELKRPGRTAEDIALLAFALHKEHDDLGQHEAAWNALVLGCRAKRSRLNYDTGATAELFESLSTFEPAPPATSTGQGDDTLPIFIVGMHRSGTTLLEQLLDGHPDVRGLGELYDFTSAMRHATDHHCRGVIDRKLVERAAGADLAAAGERYLGSVKWRAEGRRCFTDKLPSNFLNIGFIAHALPQAKILHMVRDPVETCFSNLREMFSEANAYSYDPIELADYHRLYKRLMSHWHARFPGRILDVEYAKLVADPEGELRRVADFCGLPFDPAMLDIGARKRAVVTASAVQVRDSIQVRERPKWAPYEQWLAPMIERLQA encoded by the coding sequence ATGTCGAACGTCGCTCCATCGGCGCTGCAGGCGCTGATTTCCAAAGCCGAAGCGCTGGCGGCCAGCGATGACCTCGACGGGGCCATTGCCGCATTCGAGCAGGTGCTGCTGCTGCGGCCCAACGAGCCGTATGCGCTCATCCAGTTGTCGTACCTGAACTCGCTGCGTGGGCATTACCGGCGCGCCGAGGAACACGCGCTGGCCGCGGCGCGCACCGGCACCACCGACCCCAGGCTGCTTGCCGAACTGCTGCCGCGCCTGCGCACCTTCAACCAGGTGCCGGCGCTGCAGGCGGCGATCGATCGCGCCAAGCCGATGTCGCGCATGCCCATCCCGCTGCTGATCGCCGCCGCCGCGCAGCTGAGTTACGTCAACCTTCCCAGCCGCGCGATCGCCTTCCTCGACGAAGCGCGACGCGCCGACCCGGACTACCCGCCGACCCTGCTTGCGCGGGCGCAGGTGCTCACCTATCTGGGCCGCTTCAGCGAGGCCGGGCAGGACATCGAGCGCAGCCAGCGGCGCGCGCCGGAAATCGCGCAGGGCTACTGGCTGTCGGCGTGGGTGCGCAAGCAGACGGCCGAAGCCAACCACATCGCCGCGATCGAGCGCGAGCTGAAAAGGCCCGGACGCACGGCCGAGGACATCGCGCTGCTGGCGTTCGCGTTGCACAAAGAGCACGACGACCTCGGTCAGCACGAGGCGGCGTGGAATGCGCTGGTGCTCGGCTGCCGCGCCAAGCGTTCGCGACTGAACTACGACACCGGCGCCACGGCCGAGCTGTTCGAATCGCTGTCGACGTTCGAGCCGGCACCGCCAGCAACCAGCACGGGGCAGGGCGACGACACGCTGCCGATCTTCATCGTCGGCATGCACCGTTCCGGTACCACGCTGCTGGAGCAGTTGCTCGATGGCCATCCCGACGTGCGCGGCCTGGGCGAGCTGTACGACTTCACCAGCGCGATGCGCCATGCGACCGACCACCATTGCCGCGGGGTCATCGACCGCAAGCTGGTCGAGCGCGCGGCCGGCGCCGATCTGGCAGCCGCGGGCGAGCGCTATCTGGGCAGCGTGAAGTGGCGGGCCGAAGGCCGGCGCTGCTTCACCGACAAGCTGCCCTCGAACTTCCTCAATATCGGTTTCATCGCGCATGCCCTGCCGCAGGCGAAGATCCTGCACATGGTGCGCGACCCGGTCGAGACCTGCTTCTCCAACCTGCGCGAGATGTTCTCCGAGGCCAATGCCTACAGCTACGACCCGATCGAGCTGGCCGACTATCACCGGCTGTACAAGCGCCTGATGTCGCACTGGCACGCGCGGTTCCCGGGCCGGATCCTCGACGTGGAGTACGCGAAGCTGGTTGCCGATCCCGAGGGCGAGTTGCGCCGCGTCGCCGATTTCTGCGGCTTGCCGTTTGATCCGGCGATGCTCGACATCGGTGCGCGCAAGCGCGCGGTGGTCACGGCCAGTGCGGTGCAGGTACGTGACAGCATCCAGGTGCGCGAGCGGCCGAAGTGGGCGCCGTACGAGCAGTGGCTGGCACCGATGATCGAGCGGCTGCAGGCCTGA